Proteins encoded in a region of the Streptomyces akebiae genome:
- a CDS encoding cell envelope integrity protein TolA, with protein MNPERPDNPENPDEGPEPDATAELGAAGDDAPEADATGKADATGKAEGTETAARAESAEKTVQAEKAEKADAPAEQAPASDPAPASTSVTDPAPAPAPAAAPESDRAEPEPLRRPRRPRSRLVVASVAAAVLLVGGGGALLASTSSGGPGGSSGGSGSPGGDGTPPPLALDGYTGGGSNGIAPGEPDPNGVTYRADGDLPDGPDSAAVHLVKGEVTAAEVARLAKALGVEGEPTTEGEAWRVGAAGDGSGPVLRVNRQAPGTWTFNLYTPGTDNCRKVDVCTSGTAEGGDPVSEAVARKAAAPVLKAVGQDDAKLDTGQLMGAVRVVNADPEVGGLPTYGWSTGVQVGADGQVVGGSGNLKSPVKSDTYPVVDAARALELMNGSGQGVGTERGGIGGCTGPVPLAGENGAAGEGGTVVADETPCERMTALPKPEAVTVEDAVFGLASHQVDGHPALVPSWLFEVRPTGAQDSYTVTHPAVDPAYLAAPEPRSEPTERPGEPGDTPPTGSSSHEVKVQGYTVDGDKLTVSFWGGVCSDYSASVSEESGEVRVTVTDTPWEGKVCIMIAKVVERTVTLDEPLGDRKVVGSDGETIPEGGIAELQPR; from the coding sequence GTGAACCCCGAGCGACCCGACAACCCCGAGAACCCGGACGAGGGCCCCGAGCCCGACGCCACCGCGGAACTCGGGGCTGCCGGGGACGACGCCCCTGAGGCCGACGCGACCGGGAAGGCCGACGCGACCGGGAAGGCCGAGGGGACAGAGACGGCCGCGCGGGCGGAGAGCGCCGAGAAGACCGTGCAGGCCGAGAAGGCCGAGAAGGCCGATGCTCCTGCCGAGCAGGCTCCGGCTTCCGATCCGGCTCCGGCGTCCACTTCCGTTACCGATCCGGCTCCGGCTCCGGCCCCAGCTGCGGCTCCGGAGAGTGACCGGGCCGAGCCCGAGCCCCTACGACGTCCGCGGCGTCCCCGTTCGCGGCTGGTCGTGGCGTCGGTGGCCGCCGCCGTGTTGCTGGTCGGGGGTGGCGGGGCGCTTCTCGCCTCGACCTCGTCCGGTGGGCCCGGCGGCAGCAGTGGCGGCTCCGGCTCGCCCGGCGGTGACGGCACTCCCCCGCCGCTCGCGCTCGACGGGTACACCGGCGGTGGTTCGAACGGCATCGCACCCGGTGAGCCCGACCCCAACGGGGTCACCTACCGCGCTGACGGCGACCTGCCCGACGGCCCCGACTCCGCCGCGGTCCACCTGGTCAAGGGCGAGGTGACGGCCGCGGAGGTCGCGCGGCTGGCGAAGGCACTCGGAGTGGAGGGCGAACCGACCACCGAGGGTGAGGCCTGGCGGGTGGGGGCGGCCGGAGACGGTTCGGGGCCGGTGCTGCGGGTGAACCGGCAGGCACCGGGGACCTGGACGTTCAACCTGTACACACCGGGCACCGACAACTGCCGGAAGGTCGACGTCTGCACGTCGGGCACCGCCGAGGGCGGGGACCCGGTGAGCGAGGCGGTCGCCAGGAAGGCGGCGGCACCCGTCCTGAAGGCCGTCGGCCAGGACGACGCCAAGCTCGACACCGGTCAGCTCATGGGCGCCGTACGCGTGGTGAACGCCGATCCCGAGGTGGGTGGACTGCCCACGTACGGCTGGTCGACCGGTGTCCAGGTCGGCGCCGACGGCCAGGTGGTCGGCGGCAGCGGCAACCTGAAGTCGCCGGTGAAGAGCGACACGTACCCCGTCGTCGACGCGGCGCGGGCGCTGGAGCTGATGAACGGCTCGGGCCAGGGTGTCGGCACCGAGCGGGGCGGCATCGGCGGCTGCACCGGTCCCGTACCGCTGGCGGGCGAGAACGGCGCGGCCGGGGAGGGCGGGACGGTCGTGGCGGACGAGACGCCGTGCGAGCGGATGACCGCGCTGCCGAAGCCGGAGGCGGTCACCGTCGAGGACGCGGTGTTCGGCCTCGCGTCGCATCAGGTGGACGGTCACCCGGCGCTGGTGCCGTCGTGGCTCTTCGAGGTGCGGCCGACGGGAGCCCAGGACAGCTACACGGTGACGCATCCGGCGGTGGATCCGGCGTACCTGGCCGCCCCCGAGCCCCGCTCGGAGCCGACCGAGCGGCCCGGCGAGCCGGGTGACACACCGCCGACCGGATCGTCCTCGCACGAGGTGAAGGTGCAGGGCTACACGGTCGACGGGGACAAGCTGACCGTGTCCTTCTGGGGCGGCGTGTGCAGCGACTACTCGGCCTCGGTGAGCGAGGAGTCGGGCGAGGTGAGGGTCACCGTGACCGACACCCCGTGGGAGGGCAAGGTCTGCATCATGATCGCCAAGGTGGTGGAGCGTACGGTCACGCTGGACGAGCCGCTGGGCGACCGGAAGGTGGTCGGGTCGGACGGCGAGACGATCCCGGAGGGCGGCATCGCGGAGCTGCAGCCCCGGTAG
- a CDS encoding carbohydrate kinase family protein: MRIAVSGSIATDHLMTFPGRFADQLVADQLHTVSLSFLVDQLDVRRGGVGANIAFGMGQLGTRPILVGAAGADFDEYRAWLDRHGVDTSSVRISETLHTARFVCTTDADHNQIGSFYTGAMSEARLIELKTVADRVGGLDLVLIGADDPEAMLRHTEECRSRAIPFAADFSQQIARMGGEEIRILLDGATYLFSNEYEKGLIESKTGWSDEEILAKVGHRVTTLGARGVRVERAGHDPIEVGCAEEERKADPTGVGDAFRAGFLSGLAWGVSLERAAQVGCMLATLVIETVGTQEYQLRRGHFMERFTKAYGQDAAEEVQAHLG; this comes from the coding sequence GTGCGTATCGCAGTCTCCGGCTCCATCGCCACCGACCATCTGATGACCTTCCCGGGCCGCTTCGCCGACCAACTCGTCGCGGACCAACTGCACACGGTCTCCCTCTCCTTCCTCGTCGACCAGCTCGACGTACGCCGAGGCGGTGTCGGCGCGAACATCGCGTTCGGCATGGGGCAGCTCGGCACGCGGCCGATCCTGGTCGGCGCGGCGGGTGCCGACTTCGACGAGTACCGCGCGTGGCTCGACCGGCACGGGGTGGACACCTCCTCCGTGCGCATCTCCGAGACGCTGCACACGGCCCGCTTCGTGTGCACCACGGACGCCGACCACAACCAGATCGGCTCCTTCTACACCGGCGCGATGAGCGAGGCCCGCCTCATCGAGCTGAAGACCGTCGCCGACCGGGTCGGCGGCCTCGACCTCGTCCTCATCGGCGCGGACGACCCGGAGGCGATGCTCCGCCACACGGAGGAGTGCCGCTCGCGGGCCATCCCGTTCGCCGCGGACTTCTCCCAGCAGATCGCCCGTATGGGAGGGGAGGAGATCCGGATACTGCTGGACGGCGCCACGTACCTGTTCTCCAACGAGTACGAGAAGGGCCTCATCGAGTCCAAGACCGGCTGGTCGGACGAGGAGATCCTCGCGAAGGTGGGCCACCGGGTGACCACGCTCGGCGCGCGCGGTGTCCGGGTCGAGCGGGCCGGGCACGACCCGATCGAGGTCGGCTGCGCCGAGGAGGAGCGCAAGGCCGACCCCACCGGCGTCGGCGACGCCTTCCGGGCCGGGTTCCTGTCCGGGCTCGCGTGGGGCGTCTCGCTGGAGCGGGCCGCGCAGGTCGGCTGCATGCTCGCGACGCTGGTCATCGAGACGGTCGGCACGCAGGAGTACCAGCTGCGGCGTGGGCACTTCATGGAGCGCTTCACCAAGGCGTACGGGCAGGACGCCGCCGAAGAGGTTCAGGCTCACCTCGGCTGA
- a CDS encoding cysteine desulfurase/sulfurtransferase TusA family protein, translating to MAYFDSASSAPLHPVARQALLASLDEGWADPARLYREGRRARLLLDAAREAAAEAVGCRVDELVFTSSGTRAVHSGVAGVLAGRRRTGRHLIVSAVEHSSVLHAAEVHESVGGTVTQVAVDRAGAVTASAYAEALRPDTALACLQSANHEVGTEQPVAEVAAACREAGVPLLVDAAQSLGWGRVNGDWSVLTGSAHKWGGPSGVGLLVVRKGVRFAAQGPTDERESGRAAGFENIPAIVAAAASLRAVRAEADEEAVRLRELTERIRARVPSLVPDVEVVGDPERRLPGVVTFSCLYVDGETLLHELDREGFSVSSGSSCTSSTLTPSHVLRAMGVLSEGNVRVSLPTGAAAEDVERFLSVLPGAVAAVREKLGAPAATTVAAVREDTLVVDALGKRCPIPVIELAKVIGDVPVGGTVRVLSDDEAARLDIPAWCEMRGQEYVGEEPVERGSAYVVRRVS from the coding sequence GTGGCCTACTTCGACTCCGCTTCCTCCGCTCCTCTCCATCCCGTCGCCCGGCAGGCGTTGCTGGCTTCGCTGGACGAGGGGTGGGCGGATCCCGCGCGGTTGTACCGGGAGGGGCGGCGGGCCCGGCTGTTGCTCGACGCGGCCCGGGAGGCCGCCGCCGAGGCCGTGGGGTGCCGGGTGGACGAACTGGTCTTCACGTCGTCCGGGACGCGGGCCGTGCATTCCGGGGTCGCGGGCGTGCTGGCCGGGCGGCGGCGGACGGGACGTCACCTGATCGTGTCGGCGGTCGAACACTCTTCGGTGTTGCACGCGGCGGAGGTGCACGAGTCCGTGGGCGGAACGGTCACCCAAGTGGCGGTGGACCGTGCCGGAGCCGTCACCGCCTCCGCCTACGCCGAGGCCCTGCGGCCGGACACCGCGCTCGCCTGTCTCCAGTCCGCCAACCACGAGGTGGGGACCGAGCAGCCGGTGGCCGAGGTGGCGGCGGCCTGCCGGGAGGCCGGGGTGCCGCTGCTGGTGGACGCGGCACAGTCGCTCGGCTGGGGGCGGGTGAACGGGGACTGGTCGGTGTTGACCGGCAGTGCCCACAAATGGGGCGGACCGTCCGGAGTCGGGCTGCTCGTCGTCCGCAAGGGTGTGCGGTTCGCGGCACAAGGGCCCACCGACGAGCGGGAGTCGGGGCGGGCCGCCGGCTTCGAGAACATCCCGGCGATCGTGGCGGCCGCCGCCTCACTGCGGGCCGTACGGGCGGAGGCCGACGAGGAGGCCGTACGGCTGCGGGAGTTGACGGAGCGGATCCGGGCGCGGGTGCCGTCGCTGGTGCCGGACGTGGAGGTGGTGGGCGACCCGGAGCGCCGGCTGCCCGGCGTGGTCACCTTCTCCTGTCTCTATGTCGATGGGGAGACACTGCTGCACGAGCTGGACCGCGAGGGCTTCTCCGTCTCCTCCGGGTCCTCCTGTACGAGCAGCACGCTGACGCCGAGCCATGTGCTGCGGGCCATGGGGGTGCTGAGCGAGGGGAACGTGCGGGTCTCGCTGCCGACGGGTGCGGCGGCCGAGGATGTCGAGCGGTTCCTGTCCGTGCTGCCGGGGGCCGTCGCGGCGGTGCGCGAGAAGCTCGGGGCGCCGGCGGCCACCACCGTGGCGGCCGTGCGGGAGGACACCCTCGTCGTGGACGCGCTCGGCAAGCGGTGCCCGATCCCCGTCATCGAGCTGGCCAAGGTGATCGGGGACGTCCCGGTCGGCGGCACGGTCCGTGTCCTGTCGGACGACGAGGCGGCCCGCCTGGACATCCCGGCGTGGTGCGAGATGCGGGGCCAGGAGTACGTGGGCGAGGAGCCGGTGGAGCGGGGTTCGGCGTACGTGGTGCGCAGGGTGAGCTGA
- the ctaC gene encoding aa3-type cytochrome oxidase subunit II, with translation MSPNGSDLPHRLKGVGGTPMPRRPMRRKLLQAMTAGLVLATATGCTWEDFPRLGMPTPTTEEAPRILSLWQGSWAAALATGVLVWGLILWSAFFHRRSRTKVEVPPQTRYNMPIEALYTVVPLIIVSVLFYFTARDESKLLDTSKKPDLTVNVVGFQWSWCFNYIENVDGSTGDAKTDENLAAIPDRFKEDFPANAGGAYTCGIPGDKNPQTGNPGPTLWLPEGKTVRFVLTSRDVIHSFWVVPFLMKQDVIPGHTNAFQVTPNQEGTFLGKCAELCGVDHSRMLFNVKVVSQERYEEHLKSLVEKGQTGYVPAGIEQTSHEKNRETNQL, from the coding sequence GTGAGTCCCAACGGCTCCGACCTCCCCCACCGCCTTAAGGGCGTGGGCGGTACCCCCATGCCGCGGCGCCCGATGCGGCGGAAGCTGCTGCAGGCAATGACCGCAGGCCTGGTCCTGGCGACCGCCACCGGTTGCACATGGGAGGACTTCCCCCGCCTGGGTATGCCCACCCCGACCACGGAAGAGGCTCCGCGGATCCTCTCCCTGTGGCAGGGGTCGTGGGCGGCCGCGCTCGCCACGGGCGTGCTGGTGTGGGGCCTGATCCTGTGGAGTGCTTTCTTCCACCGGCGCAGCCGCACCAAGGTCGAAGTTCCCCCGCAGACCCGGTACAACATGCCCATCGAGGCGCTGTACACGGTCGTCCCGCTGATCATCGTCTCGGTGCTCTTCTACTTCACCGCCCGCGACGAGTCGAAGCTCCTCGACACGTCGAAGAAGCCCGACCTCACGGTCAACGTGGTCGGCTTCCAGTGGAGCTGGTGTTTCAACTACATCGAGAACGTCGACGGCTCCACGGGCGACGCGAAGACCGACGAGAACCTGGCCGCCATCCCGGACCGGTTCAAGGAGGACTTCCCGGCGAACGCCGGCGGTGCCTACACCTGCGGCATTCCTGGCGACAAGAACCCGCAGACCGGCAACCCCGGCCCGACCCTCTGGCTCCCTGAGGGCAAGACGGTCCGCTTCGTCCTCACCTCGCGTGACGTCATCCACTCCTTCTGGGTGGTGCCGTTCCTGATGAAGCAGGACGTCATCCCGGGCCACACCAACGCCTTCCAGGTGACCCCCAACCAGGAGGGCACCTTCCTGGGCAAGTGCGCCGAACTCTGCGGCGTGGACCACTCTCGGATGCTCTTCAACGTGAAGGTCGTCTCCCAGGAGCGCTACGAGGAGCACCTCAAGTCGCTCGTGGAGAAGGGCCAGACCGGTTACGTCCCGGCCGGCATTGAGCAGACGAGCCACGAGAAGAACCGGGAGACGAACCAACTGTGA
- the ctaD gene encoding aa3-type cytochrome oxidase subunit I encodes MSILNEPQGASAETGGSYEDELPVRRKQPGNVVVKWLTTTDHKTIGTLYLVTSFAFFCIGGVMALFMRAELARPGTQIMSNEQFNQAFTMHGTIMLLMFATPLFAGFANWIMPLQIGAPDVAFPRLNMFAYWLYLFGSLIAVGGFLTPQGAADFGWFAYSPLSDAVRSPGIGADMWIMGLAFSGFGTILGSVNFITTIICMRAPGMTMFRMPIFTWNVLLTGVLVLLAFPVLAAALFALEADRKFGAHVFDAANGGALLWQHLFWFFGHPEVYIIALPFFGIISEVIPVFSRKPMFGYMGLIGATIAIAGLSVTVWAHHMYVTGGVLLPFFSFMTFLIAVPTGVKFFNWIGTMWKGSLSFETPMLWATGFLITFTFGGLTGVILASPPMDFHVSDSYFVVAHFHYVVFGTVVFAMFSGFHFWWPKMTGKMLDERLGKITFWTLFIGFHGTFLVQHWLGAEGMPRRYADYLAADGFTALNTISTIASFVLGLSILPFLYNVWKTAKYGKPVGVDDPWGYGRSLEWATSCPPPRHNFLTLPRIRSESPAFDLHHPEIAALEQLAQGGPAANELATSGKEAGK; translated from the coding sequence GTGAGCATCCTCAACGAACCCCAGGGTGCTTCCGCCGAGACCGGAGGCTCGTACGAGGACGAGCTGCCGGTACGGCGCAAGCAGCCCGGCAACGTCGTGGTGAAGTGGCTGACGACCACCGACCACAAGACGATCGGCACGCTGTACCTGGTCACGTCGTTCGCGTTCTTCTGCATCGGCGGCGTCATGGCGCTCTTCATGCGCGCCGAGCTCGCCCGCCCGGGTACGCAGATCATGTCGAACGAGCAGTTCAACCAGGCGTTCACGATGCACGGCACGATCATGCTGCTGATGTTCGCGACGCCGCTGTTCGCCGGATTCGCCAACTGGATCATGCCGCTGCAGATCGGCGCGCCCGACGTGGCGTTCCCGCGGCTGAACATGTTCGCGTACTGGCTGTACCTCTTCGGCTCGCTCATCGCGGTCGGTGGCTTCCTCACCCCGCAGGGCGCGGCCGACTTCGGCTGGTTCGCCTACAGCCCGCTGTCGGACGCGGTCCGCAGCCCGGGCATCGGCGCCGACATGTGGATCATGGGTCTGGCCTTCTCCGGCTTCGGCACGATCCTCGGCTCGGTCAACTTCATCACCACGATCATCTGCATGCGCGCGCCCGGCATGACCATGTTCCGCATGCCGATCTTCACCTGGAACGTGCTGCTGACCGGTGTCCTGGTCCTGCTCGCCTTCCCGGTCCTCGCGGCCGCGCTGTTCGCCCTGGAGGCGGACCGCAAGTTCGGTGCGCACGTCTTCGACGCGGCCAACGGCGGCGCCCTGCTCTGGCAACACCTCTTCTGGTTCTTCGGCCATCCAGAGGTGTACATCATCGCGCTGCCGTTCTTCGGCATCATCTCCGAGGTCATCCCGGTCTTCTCCCGCAAGCCGATGTTCGGCTACATGGGCCTGATCGGCGCGACCATCGCGATCGCCGGCCTCTCCGTCACGGTGTGGGCGCACCACATGTACGTCACCGGTGGCGTACTGCTGCCGTTCTTCTCCTTCATGACGTTCCTCATCGCCGTACCGACCGGTGTGAAGTTCTTCAACTGGATCGGCACGATGTGGAAGGGCTCGCTGTCCTTCGAGACGCCGATGCTCTGGGCGACCGGCTTCCTGATCACCTTCACCTTCGGTGGTCTGACCGGTGTCATCCTGGCCTCGCCCCCGATGGACTTCCACGTCTCCGACTCGTACTTCGTGGTGGCGCACTTCCACTACGTCGTCTTCGGCACCGTGGTGTTCGCGATGTTCTCCGGCTTCCACTTCTGGTGGCCGAAGATGACGGGCAAGATGCTCGACGAGCGCCTCGGCAAGATCACCTTCTGGACGCTGTTCATCGGCTTCCACGGCACCTTCCTCGTCCAGCACTGGCTGGGCGCCGAGGGCATGCCGCGCCGGTACGCGGACTACCTCGCGGCCGACGGGTTCACCGCGCTGAACACGATCTCCACGATCGCCTCGTTCGTGCTCGGTCTGTCGATCCTGCCGTTCCTCTACAACGTGTGGAAGACCGCCAAGTACGGCAAGCCCGTCGGCGTCGACGACCCGTGGGGCTACGGCCGCTCCCTGGAGTGGGCGACCTCCTGCCCGCCGCCGCGGCACAACTTCCTCACCCTGCCGCGGATCCGCAGTGAATCCCCGGCGTTCGACCTGCACCACCCGGAGATCGCCGCGCTCGAACAGCTCGCGCAAGGCGGCCCGGCGGCCAACGAGCTCGCGACCAGCGGCAAGGAGGCCGGCAAGTGA
- a CDS encoding cytochrome c oxidase subunit 4, producing MKVQGKMFIWLSVFVLAMAIVYGVWSKEPAGTTALFLAFGLCIMVGYYLAFTARRVDVGAQDDKEADVADDAGELGFFSPHSWQPLALGVGGALAFMGVVFGWWLLYFSTPIILIGLWGWVFEYYRGENQNQ from the coding sequence GTGAAGGTCCAAGGCAAGATGTTCATCTGGCTGAGCGTCTTCGTCCTCGCCATGGCGATCGTCTATGGCGTGTGGTCGAAGGAGCCGGCCGGCACCACGGCCCTCTTCCTGGCCTTCGGCCTGTGCATCATGGTCGGCTACTACCTGGCCTTCACGGCTCGGCGGGTCGACGTGGGCGCGCAGGACGACAAGGAGGCCGACGTCGCGGACGACGCCGGTGAGCTGGGCTTCTTCAGCCCGCACAGCTGGCAGCCCCTCGCCCTGGGCGTGGGCGGCGCGCTCGCCTTCATGGGCGTCGTCTTCGGCTGGTGGCTGCTGTACTTCTCGACCCCGATCATCCTGATCGGCCTGTGGGGCTGGGTCTTCGAGTACTACCGCGGCGAGAACCAGAACCAGTAG
- a CDS encoding L,D-transpeptidase, whose protein sequence is MNTAELCKGATAGVESPTVLDPSGLRALGLSTPARPRRNRTVAGCALLVVSLGAGVTACGSGGHPLSGKPYDAADHVSFNTPGDGEKADPDKPLEVTAENDGRITDVTAVDAAGRYVAGELSADGGRWHSTSPLAANARYTVHVSTEDEDGAPGRETVAFDTGRPLTKKRLNVTFGPKEGRYGVGQPVTAELSRPVKDKAARAVVERALKVDSTPAAEGAWHWVDDKKLHYRPKEYWPAEATIRVHSNLEGLKIGDRLWGGKAEPIELTTGAKIVAVTDAASHQMTVYKNDEVIKQIPVTTGMPGYDTRNGVKVVLAKEGTVRMTSASIGASDFYDLTVHHSVRVTNSGEYVHAAPWSTGSQGYANVSHGCTGMSMGNAQWFYDTINEGDIVEVVNSAGDTMAPFGNGYGDWNLDWKNWREGSALVGGTKEVPGPQVQARLRPESV, encoded by the coding sequence ATGAACACAGCAGAACTTTGCAAGGGCGCCACAGCCGGTGTCGAGAGCCCGACCGTGCTCGACCCTTCGGGCCTCCGCGCGCTCGGACTCTCGACACCGGCGCGCCCGCGCCGTAACCGCACGGTCGCCGGCTGCGCCCTGCTGGTGGTCTCCCTGGGAGCGGGCGTCACCGCCTGCGGTTCCGGCGGCCACCCCCTCTCGGGCAAGCCCTACGACGCGGCCGACCACGTCTCCTTCAACACCCCCGGTGACGGTGAGAAGGCCGACCCGGACAAGCCGCTGGAAGTCACCGCCGAGAACGACGGACGCATCACCGACGTCACCGCCGTGGACGCCGCAGGACGCTACGTGGCGGGCGAACTCTCCGCCGACGGGGGTCGCTGGCACTCCACCTCACCGCTCGCCGCCAACGCCCGCTACACGGTCCACGTGAGCACCGAGGACGAGGACGGCGCCCCCGGCCGCGAGACCGTCGCCTTCGACACCGGCCGCCCGCTCACCAAGAAGCGCCTGAACGTCACCTTCGGACCGAAGGAGGGCAGGTACGGCGTCGGCCAGCCCGTCACCGCCGAGCTCAGCCGACCGGTCAAGGACAAGGCCGCGCGGGCCGTCGTCGAACGGGCGCTCAAGGTGGACTCCACACCCGCGGCGGAGGGCGCCTGGCACTGGGTGGACGACAAGAAGCTGCACTACCGGCCCAAGGAGTACTGGCCCGCCGAGGCCACCATCCGGGTGCACAGCAACCTGGAGGGCCTCAAGATAGGCGACCGGCTCTGGGGCGGGAAGGCCGAGCCCATCGAGCTGACGACCGGCGCCAAGATAGTCGCCGTCACGGACGCCGCCTCGCACCAGATGACCGTCTACAAGAACGACGAGGTCATCAAGCAGATACCGGTCACCACCGGCATGCCCGGCTACGACACCCGCAACGGCGTCAAAGTGGTACTGGCCAAGGAAGGTACCGTTCGCATGACCAGCGCCAGCATAGGTGCGTCGGACTTCTACGACCTGACCGTGCACCACTCCGTCAGGGTCACCAACAGCGGCGAGTACGTCCACGCCGCCCCCTGGTCCACCGGCTCCCAGGGATACGCCAACGTCAGCCACGGCTGCACCGGCATGAGCATGGGCAACGCCCAGTGGTTCTACGACACCATCAACGAGGGCGACATCGTCGAGGTCGTCAACTCGGCCGGCGACACCATGGCCCCCTTCGGCAACGGCTACGGCGACTGGAACCTCGACTGGAAGAACTGGCGCGAGGGCAGCGCCCTGGTGGGCGGCACGAAGGAGGTCCCCGGGCCCCAGGTGCAGGCCCGCCTGAGGCCGGAGTCGGTCTAG
- a CDS encoding response regulator, whose product MQPTATVLVYSDDSNTREQVRLATGRRPAPDVPQVEFLECATPAAVIKELDKGGIDVCVLDGEAVPMGGMGVCRQIKDEIFECPPVLVLIGRPQDAWLATWSRADAAVTLPVEPVEFAAALASLLRSRQALSA is encoded by the coding sequence ATGCAGCCGACCGCCACGGTGCTGGTCTACAGCGACGACTCCAACACCCGCGAACAAGTTCGGTTGGCGACGGGGCGCCGTCCGGCACCGGATGTGCCCCAGGTGGAGTTCCTGGAGTGCGCGACCCCCGCCGCCGTCATCAAGGAGCTGGACAAGGGCGGGATCGACGTCTGCGTCCTGGACGGCGAGGCCGTGCCCATGGGGGGCATGGGGGTGTGCCGCCAGATCAAGGACGAGATCTTCGAGTGCCCGCCGGTGCTGGTGCTGATCGGGCGGCCGCAGGACGCGTGGCTCGCGACGTGGAGCCGGGCGGACGCCGCGGTGACCCTGCCGGTGGAGCCGGTGGAGTTCGCGGCGGCGCTCGCCTCCCTGCTCCGTAGCAGGCAGGCACTGAGCGCCTAG
- the ctaE gene encoding aa3-type cytochrome oxidase subunit III: protein MSVVATATTVETGHAHPSVNRPNLTSVGTIIWLSSELMFFAALFAMYFTLRSVTGPEFWSEKADTLNFPFSATNTTILVLSSLTCQLGVFAAERGDVKKLRMWFIVTFVMGAIFIGGQVFEYTELVKHEGLSLSSDPYGSVFYLTTGFHGLHVTGGLIAFLLVLGRTYAAKRFTHEQATAAIVVSYYWHFVDVVWIGLFATIYMIK from the coding sequence ATGTCGGTCGTGGCGACAGCAACGACAGTAGAAACCGGGCACGCGCACCCGTCGGTCAACCGGCCGAACCTCACCAGCGTCGGAACCATCATCTGGTTGAGTTCCGAGCTGATGTTCTTCGCGGCCCTCTTCGCGATGTACTTCACCCTGCGATCGGTGACCGGTCCGGAGTTCTGGTCGGAGAAGGCCGACACCCTGAACTTCCCGTTCTCGGCGACGAACACCACGATCCTGGTGCTCTCCTCCCTCACCTGCCAGCTCGGCGTGTTCGCCGCCGAGCGCGGGGACGTGAAGAAGCTCCGGATGTGGTTCATCGTCACGTTCGTGATGGGTGCGATCTTCATCGGCGGTCAGGTCTTCGAGTACACCGAGCTGGTCAAGCACGAGGGCCTGTCGCTCTCGTCCGACCCGTACGGCTCGGTCTTCTACCTGACCACCGGCTTCCACGGCCTGCACGTGACGGGCGGTCTCATCGCCTTCCTGCTGGTCCTCGGACGCACCTACGCGGCCAAGAGGTTCACCCACGAGCAGGCGACCGCGGCCATCGTCGTGTCCTACTACTGGCACTTCGTCGATGTCGTCTGGATCGGCCTCTTCGCCACGATCTACATGATCAAGTAG
- the qcrC gene encoding cytochrome bc1 complex diheme cytochrome c subunit, with the protein MKKLSARRRHPLAALVVLTIALAACAGLYTAFAPADKAVAEETAQTLTIEEGKKLYAVGCASCHGTGGQGTSDGPSLVGVGAAAVDFQVGTGRMPAQQPGAQVPKKPVVYSQAEIDQLAAYIASLGAGPEIPTENEYDPEGADIAEGGELFRTNCAQCHNFTGKGGALSEGKYAPSLEGVDPKHIYEAMQTGPQNMPSFPDTTLSEENKKDIIAYLDAVNSDDTVEPGGLSLGGLGPVSEGLFGWVFGLGSLIAVAVWVAARTAKAKKS; encoded by the coding sequence GTGAAAAAGCTCTCCGCACGACGACGCCATCCGCTGGCGGCGCTCGTCGTCCTAACCATCGCGCTGGCGGCCTGCGCGGGGCTGTACACCGCCTTCGCACCCGCGGACAAGGCGGTGGCCGAAGAAACCGCGCAGACCCTCACCATCGAGGAGGGCAAGAAGCTCTACGCCGTCGGCTGCGCGAGTTGCCACGGCACCGGCGGTCAGGGCACCTCCGACGGTCCCAGCCTGGTGGGTGTGGGCGCGGCGGCCGTCGACTTCCAGGTCGGCACCGGCCGTATGCCGGCCCAGCAGCCGGGCGCGCAGGTCCCGAAGAAGCCGGTCGTCTACTCGCAGGCCGAGATCGACCAGCTCGCGGCGTACATCGCCTCCCTGGGCGCGGGCCCGGAGATCCCGACCGAGAACGAGTACGACCCCGAGGGCGCGGACATCGCCGAGGGCGGCGAACTCTTCCGCACCAACTGCGCCCAGTGCCACAACTTCACCGGCAAGGGTGGTGCGCTGTCCGAGGGCAAGTACGCGCCGTCCCTTGAGGGTGTCGACCCGAAGCACATCTACGAGGCCATGCAGACGGGCCCGCAGAACATGCCGTCCTTCCCCGACACCACGCTGTCGGAGGAGAACAAGAAGGACATCATCGCGTACCTCGACGCGGTCAACAGCGACGACACCGTGGAGCCCGGTGGCCTCAGCCTCGGCGGGCTCGGCCCGGTCAGCGAAGGCCTCTTCGGCTGGGTGTTCGGGCTCGGCTCGCTGATCGCCGTCGCCGTGTGGGTCGCCGCTCGGACCGCAAAGGCCAAGAAGTCATGA